In Labrus bergylta chromosome 11, fLabBer1.1, whole genome shotgun sequence, one genomic interval encodes:
- the ywhae1 gene encoding tyrosine 3-monooxygenase/tryptophan 5-monooxygenase activation protein, epsilon polypeptide 1 isoform X2: MGEREDLVYQAKLAEQAERYDEMVVSMKNVAGMDVELTVEERNLLSVAYKNVIGARRASWRIISSIEQREETKGGEDKLKMIREYRQTVENELKSICGDILDALERHLLPSAVMGESKVFYNKMKGDYHRYLAEFATGNHRKDAAENSLVAYKTATDLALSELPPTHPIRLGLALNFSVFYYEILNSPDRACRLAKCAFDDAITELDTLSEDSYKDSTLIMQLLRDNLTLWTSDMQGEEQEQNKEALQDVEDEAAQ, encoded by the exons ATGGGAGAACGGGAGGACCTCGTTTATCAGGCGAAGCTGGCCGAGCAGGCAGAGCGATATGACG AGATGGTGGTGTCTATGAAGAACGTGGCCGGTATGGATGTGGAGCTCACAGTGGAGGAGAGAAACCTTTTATCAGTGGCCTACAAGAATGTGATCGGTGCTCGGAGAGCCTCCTGGAGGATAATCAGCAGTATCGAACAGAGGGAAGAGACCAAGGGCGGAGAGGATAAACTGAAGATGATCCGGGAATACAGGCAAACG GTGGAGAACGAGTTGAAGTCAATCTGTGGGGATATTCTGGATGCACTTGAAAGGCACCTACTTCCCTCTGCTGTAATGGGAGAGTCGAAGGTTTTCTACAACAAAAT GAAAGGTGACTACCACAGGTACCTGGCAGAGTTTGCTACAGGCAACCACAGAAAGGATGCAGCAGAGAATAGCCTGGTAGCCTACAAGACCGCTACGGATCTAGCCCTGTCCGAGCTGCCACCCACACACCCCATTCGCCTCGGACTCGCCCTCAACTTCTCTGTGTTCTACTACGAGATCCTCAACTCGCCTGACCGCGCTTGCag GTTGGCAAAGTGTGCATTTGATGACGCCATCACAGAACTGGACACACTGAGTGAAGACAGCTACAAGGACTCAACACTTATCATGCAGTTGTTACGTGACAACCTGACACTATGGACTTCAGATATGCAGGGAGAGG aacaagaacagaacaaagagGCACTGCAAGACGTTGAGGACGAGGCGGCCCAGTGA
- the ywhae1 gene encoding tyrosine 3-monooxygenase/tryptophan 5-monooxygenase activation protein, epsilon polypeptide 1 isoform X1, producing the protein MGEREDLVYQAKLAEQAERYDEMVVSMKNVAGMDVELTVEERNLLSVAYKNVIGARRASWRIISSIEQREETKGGEDKLKMIREYRQTVENELKSICGDILDALERHLLPSAVMGESKVFYNKMKGDYHRYLAEFATGNHRKDAAENSLVAYKTATDLALSELPPTHPIRLGLALNFSVFYYEILNSPDRACRLAKCAFDDAITELDTLSEDSYKDSTLIMQLLRDNLTLWTSDMQGEAEQEQNKEALQDVEDEAAQ; encoded by the exons ATGGGAGAACGGGAGGACCTCGTTTATCAGGCGAAGCTGGCCGAGCAGGCAGAGCGATATGACG AGATGGTGGTGTCTATGAAGAACGTGGCCGGTATGGATGTGGAGCTCACAGTGGAGGAGAGAAACCTTTTATCAGTGGCCTACAAGAATGTGATCGGTGCTCGGAGAGCCTCCTGGAGGATAATCAGCAGTATCGAACAGAGGGAAGAGACCAAGGGCGGAGAGGATAAACTGAAGATGATCCGGGAATACAGGCAAACG GTGGAGAACGAGTTGAAGTCAATCTGTGGGGATATTCTGGATGCACTTGAAAGGCACCTACTTCCCTCTGCTGTAATGGGAGAGTCGAAGGTTTTCTACAACAAAAT GAAAGGTGACTACCACAGGTACCTGGCAGAGTTTGCTACAGGCAACCACAGAAAGGATGCAGCAGAGAATAGCCTGGTAGCCTACAAGACCGCTACGGATCTAGCCCTGTCCGAGCTGCCACCCACACACCCCATTCGCCTCGGACTCGCCCTCAACTTCTCTGTGTTCTACTACGAGATCCTCAACTCGCCTGACCGCGCTTGCag GTTGGCAAAGTGTGCATTTGATGACGCCATCACAGAACTGGACACACTGAGTGAAGACAGCTACAAGGACTCAACACTTATCATGCAGTTGTTACGTGACAACCTGACACTATGGACTTCAGATATGCAGGGAGAGG cagaacaagaacagaacaaagagGCACTGCAAGACGTTGAGGACGAGGCGGCCCAGTGA